The following proteins come from a genomic window of Corynebacterium hansenii:
- a CDS encoding DNA-3-methyladenine glycosylase I encodes MTDPEISAGAVPGPDGRPRTPWALGNARLLAYYDAEWGEPILDEPGLFERLSLEAFQSGLSWDVILAKRPAFREVFRGFDPDRVAGMGGADVEAALADARIVRNRAKVMAAIGNARAVVKLRDADDPLARPGSLPDHARAALRRAGLPLPAPGLPALIWSHLPRTTPRPETVDEVPATSPEATALAKALKKRGFRFVGPTTSHALMEAIGMVDGHLAGSWRRGCSGLWDE; translated from the coding sequence ATGACTGACCCTGAAATCTCCGCCGGCGCCGTTCCCGGCCCGGATGGCCGCCCGCGCACGCCGTGGGCGCTGGGCAACGCGCGGCTGCTGGCCTATTACGACGCCGAGTGGGGTGAGCCGATCCTCGACGAGCCCGGCCTGTTCGAGCGCCTGAGCCTGGAGGCCTTCCAGTCGGGGCTGTCGTGGGACGTCATCCTGGCCAAGCGCCCGGCATTCCGCGAGGTCTTCCGCGGTTTCGACCCCGATCGCGTCGCCGGGATGGGCGGCGCCGACGTCGAGGCGGCCCTCGCCGACGCCCGGATCGTGCGCAACCGCGCCAAGGTCATGGCGGCGATCGGGAATGCGCGGGCCGTCGTCAAGCTCCGGGATGCGGACGACCCGCTGGCCCGGCCCGGTTCGCTGCCGGACCACGCGCGGGCCGCTTTGCGACGGGCCGGCCTCCCCCTGCCCGCCCCCGGCCTGCCGGCGCTGATCTGGTCGCATCTGCCGCGGACGACGCCCCGTCCCGAGACCGTCGACGAGGTCCCGGCGACGTCGCCCGAGGCGACCGCGCTGGCGAAGGCGCTGAAGAAGCGGGGTTTCCGGTTCGTCGGGCCCACGACGTCGCATGCGCTGATGGAGGCCATCGGGATGGTCGACGGGCATCTCGCGGGGTCCTGGCGCCGCGGGTGCTCCGGCCTGTGGGACGAGTAG
- a CDS encoding HsdM family class I SAM-dependent methyltransferase, with product MSRASVVLREGDTHEYRKDRGAFFTPVPVARYLADRTVGPSTSSVLEPSCGEAVFLLAASELTESTSRHVKFAGIDLHRPSVEFARSLLSDVGVEAEMVVGDFFDVPGSRGYDAILGNPPFVRFHRHAGTARAKALTAARRAGVELNELASSWAPFVAHATSFLAPGGSLGFVLPAELLYADYAAPIRAMLIDRFRDIELTLFDERVFPDVQEEVVLLAATGYGIGPAESIDVLSLPDSDALIQTSTIQADDPRSGTSPGHQTRAAIPPAAGGRWTSFISGTRADELISEQVAVGNFSPLSSWGTTRLGAVTGANKFFAITKAEREAWGIPESEVMRISPPGSKHLRNLELSAEKWRDLTDDGLPTLLFRPDASPSPAAQRKLREGMSADVDQAYKCRVRSPWWRTPVSTPPDLLLTYMNARTPQLATNSAGVRHLNSIHGVYLHEPVRELARELLPLVALNSATAVDAEFTGRGYGGGLLKLEPGEAARWAVPSPALVTRIADDLRSIKHEVMELLEDGEVDAAVSLVDDVVLPAAGFDGASKLRIIEERSTLQTRRTSRSKRRK from the coding sequence ATGTCCAGGGCCAGCGTCGTTCTCCGCGAAGGAGACACCCACGAGTACCGCAAGGATCGTGGCGCCTTTTTCACGCCGGTTCCCGTTGCACGCTATCTCGCGGACCGAACGGTCGGACCTTCGACTTCGTCGGTGCTGGAACCGTCGTGCGGCGAAGCAGTGTTTCTGCTCGCTGCCTCGGAGCTCACCGAATCAACCTCCCGGCACGTCAAGTTCGCCGGCATCGATCTTCACCGACCGTCCGTGGAATTTGCGCGCAGCTTGCTTAGCGACGTCGGCGTGGAAGCCGAGATGGTCGTCGGCGACTTTTTCGATGTCCCGGGAAGCCGCGGCTACGACGCGATCCTCGGAAATCCTCCATTCGTCCGTTTTCACCGTCATGCCGGCACAGCGCGCGCCAAGGCTCTGACCGCCGCACGCCGTGCAGGCGTCGAGTTGAACGAGCTCGCTTCATCCTGGGCTCCCTTCGTGGCTCACGCGACCTCGTTTCTCGCCCCCGGCGGATCCCTCGGATTCGTTCTTCCCGCCGAGTTGCTTTACGCGGATTACGCCGCCCCCATCCGGGCGATGCTCATTGATCGGTTCCGCGACATTGAACTGACCTTGTTCGATGAACGCGTTTTCCCCGATGTCCAAGAAGAAGTCGTTTTGTTGGCGGCTACCGGCTACGGCATCGGCCCCGCAGAATCAATCGACGTTCTTTCGCTTCCCGACTCGGATGCCCTGATCCAAACTTCTACGATCCAAGCCGATGATCCGCGGTCCGGTACGTCGCCTGGGCACCAAACCCGGGCTGCGATTCCCCCCGCGGCGGGCGGGAGATGGACGTCCTTCATTTCGGGGACCCGCGCCGATGAACTCATCTCGGAACAGGTCGCCGTCGGTAATTTCTCCCCTCTGTCATCGTGGGGTACAACCCGGTTGGGTGCCGTAACCGGCGCGAATAAGTTCTTCGCGATCACCAAGGCGGAACGCGAAGCTTGGGGGATTCCCGAATCCGAGGTGATGCGCATCTCGCCTCCGGGATCGAAGCATCTGCGTAATCTCGAACTTTCTGCGGAGAAATGGCGGGACCTCACCGATGACGGCCTCCCCACTCTGTTGTTCCGTCCCGATGCTTCCCCCTCTCCGGCTGCCCAACGGAAACTCCGCGAAGGCATGTCCGCCGACGTCGATCAGGCCTATAAGTGCCGTGTGCGTTCTCCGTGGTGGCGCACCCCGGTTTCCACGCCTCCGGATTTGCTGCTCACCTACATGAATGCCCGGACGCCCCAATTGGCGACGAACTCGGCGGGTGTCAGGCATCTCAACTCGATCCATGGCGTCTACCTGCACGAGCCCGTGCGGGAGCTCGCCCGAGAGTTGCTGCCGCTGGTCGCGCTGAACTCAGCGACCGCCGTCGACGCGGAATTCACCGGACGCGGATATGGCGGGGGGCTGCTCAAGCTCGAACCTGGTGAAGCCGCACGATGGGCCGTACCCTCCCCCGCTCTCGTTACTCGGATTGCCGACGATCTGCGTTCGATCAAACATGAAGTAATGGAGCTCCTGGAGGATGGCGAAGTCGATGCCGCAGTATCTCTCGTTGACGACGTCGTTTTGCCCGCGGCTGGTTTCGATGGCGCCTCAAAGCTCAGGATCATCGAAGAACGTTCCACGCTTCAAACGAGGCGCACATCCCGAAGCAAGAGGAGGAAGTAG
- the trhA gene encoding PAQR family membrane homeostasis protein TrhA: protein MRPDAFEAHDADATTTAGVPPRIDLTPHVPAEGAAGPAASADSAGATAAPISAEEREARPNVPPEETPRRRRRPRYDRGPRPLLRGVLHERSTWGFLGSGIALIVVTATAHGMGIATWMSALYVVCLIGSMAVSALYHLGPWRSESAVLMWRRADHAMIAVFIAGTYGPVSVMALPPERAALLLGLCWAGTLFAVLLNVVWVNHPRWMGVGVYLLLGWLVIWEIPDLWNGLGPAVTILLGVGGFIYTLGALVYALKWPNPSRRFFGFHEVFHAATIVAATLHHIAIWLAVTA, encoded by the coding sequence ATGCGACCTGACGCTTTCGAGGCCCACGACGCGGACGCCACGACCACCGCCGGCGTGCCGCCCCGGATCGATCTGACGCCGCACGTCCCCGCCGAAGGTGCGGCGGGACCGGCGGCGTCGGCCGATTCGGCGGGCGCGACCGCGGCCCCGATCAGCGCGGAGGAACGCGAGGCGCGCCCCAACGTCCCGCCCGAGGAGACGCCCCGGCGCCGCCGGCGACCCCGCTACGACCGCGGCCCCCGCCCGCTGCTGCGCGGCGTCCTCCACGAACGGTCGACGTGGGGCTTCCTCGGCTCGGGCATCGCCCTGATCGTCGTCACCGCCACCGCGCACGGGATGGGCATCGCCACGTGGATGTCGGCGCTGTACGTCGTGTGCCTGATCGGCTCGATGGCCGTGTCGGCGCTCTACCACCTGGGCCCGTGGCGCAGCGAGTCCGCGGTGCTCATGTGGCGCCGCGCCGACCACGCGATGATCGCCGTGTTCATCGCCGGCACCTACGGGCCCGTCTCCGTCATGGCGCTGCCACCCGAACGCGCCGCGCTGCTGCTCGGGCTGTGTTGGGCGGGCACCCTGTTCGCGGTGCTGCTCAACGTCGTGTGGGTCAACCACCCCAGATGGATGGGCGTGGGCGTCTACCTGCTGCTGGGCTGGCTGGTCATCTGGGAGATCCCGGACCTGTGGAACGGCCTCGGCCCGGCGGTGACCATCCTGCTGGGCGTCGGCGGCTTCATCTACACCCTCGGCGCCCTGGTCTACGCCCTGAAGTGGCCCAACCCGTCGCGGCGCTTCTTCGGCTTCCACGAGGTGTTCCACGCCGCCACCATCGTCGCCGCGACGCTGCACCACATCGCCATCTGGCTGGCCGTCACGGCGTAG